One region of Gammaproteobacteria bacterium genomic DNA includes:
- a CDS encoding AAA domain-containing protein — MSELDVQQVATLAERVLDEVELAVIGKRGALEMMLLSILSDGHILIEDFPGLAKTLMARSFAQVTDLAFNRVQFTPDLMPMDVTGSMVLGASRELEFRRGPVFTNLLLADEVNRAPAKTQAALLEAMQERQVTVDGVTHLLDRPFIVVATQNPIEYEGTYPLPEAQLDRFLMRLSVGYPEPEDEWRILEDRMERRSDDIRLDVVIDGPTLRGMQRAVERVHVSEPVGKYIVELVRSTRTRRRAQVGASPRGSLAVMKLSRARAAVDGRDFVTPDDVKHVAIPALAHRIILRPELWVQDVRGEDVVKECLDTVPTPPSVPRDE; from the coding sequence ATGAGCGAACTCGATGTGCAGCAGGTTGCCACGTTGGCCGAGCGTGTTCTCGACGAGGTCGAACTGGCAGTGATCGGGAAGCGGGGCGCTCTCGAGATGATGCTGCTGTCGATTCTGTCCGACGGACACATCTTGATCGAGGACTTTCCAGGACTTGCGAAGACGCTGATGGCTCGTTCGTTCGCTCAGGTCACGGATCTGGCATTCAACCGCGTGCAGTTCACCCCTGACCTGATGCCGATGGATGTGACCGGGTCCATGGTGCTGGGTGCTTCACGAGAACTCGAGTTCCGCCGGGGACCTGTGTTTACGAATCTGCTGCTCGCCGACGAGGTGAACCGGGCACCGGCCAAGACACAGGCGGCGTTGCTGGAGGCGATGCAGGAGCGTCAGGTGACGGTGGACGGGGTGACTCATCTGCTCGATCGGCCCTTCATCGTCGTGGCGACTCAGAATCCGATCGAGTATGAGGGCACTTATCCGCTGCCGGAGGCGCAACTGGACCGCTTTCTGATGCGACTCTCCGTCGGATATCCGGAGCCGGAAGACGAATGGCGGATCCTGGAGGACCGTATGGAGCGGCGGTCCGACGACATACGGCTCGACGTCGTCATCGATGGTCCGACACTGCGAGGGATGCAGCGTGCAGTCGAGCGTGTCCACGTTTCCGAGCCTGTCGGCAAGTACATCGTGGAACTCGTCAGATCGACGCGGACACGAAGGAGGGCACAGGTCGGAGCGAGCCCGCGCGGATCATTGGCGGTGATGAAGCTGTCCCGGGCGAGAGCAGCGGTCGACGGGCGCGACTTCGTCACACCCGATGACGTCAAACACGTCGCCATCCCTGCGCTTGCACACCGCATCATCTTGCGCCCCGAACTTTGGGTTCAGGACGTCCGGGGGGAGGACGTTGTCAAAGAGTGTCTCGACACCGTTCCCACCCCTCCGTCCGTACCGCGCGACGAATGA
- a CDS encoding DUF58 domain-containing protein translates to MTRLVSPRFRSYAVLGVVALIGGLASGRPELVALSAPFILLVGLGLLETFDLSPGVEARFDRDRALEGEDVHLGITITSRAVRSLEVSCDLPIGLSIAPDQENPALTVVGENRVAFHHEGGTADLDVCLSCDRWGAYRPAWIRLRSRQGLTQFVHVGVFPVDLELRVYPRTDVLRRLLRPVETQLGFGDLVSGRKGEGLEFADLRPFSPGDDPRRINWRVSAAGRGTWVNDRHPERNSDVVLIVDTLASARRGVGIVLDLAVRAAAAIAAGHLGRHDRVGLISFGEPIRWIQAGMGDVQRYRILDTLMESHVRRQLLWRGVRVVPPGALPAKALVVGLTPLLDDRVIEAFGELRGRGFDVTIIEIPPEPFLAQAEKPPDRVARRIWKLEREATRSRFERHGIAVVQWDPSEPLQQALVNAQSYRRSRRRARA, encoded by the coding sequence ATGACCCGACTGGTCTCTCCTCGCTTCCGCAGCTATGCGGTGCTGGGAGTCGTGGCATTGATCGGAGGTCTGGCATCGGGCAGACCTGAGCTCGTGGCCCTATCTGCGCCATTCATTCTGCTGGTCGGACTCGGCCTGCTGGAAACTTTCGATCTTTCCCCGGGGGTCGAGGCTCGATTCGACCGAGATCGCGCCTTGGAGGGTGAGGATGTTCACCTTGGCATCACCATCACTTCACGTGCCGTTCGCTCATTGGAGGTTTCGTGCGACTTGCCGATCGGGCTCTCGATTGCGCCAGACCAGGAGAACCCGGCGCTCACCGTCGTTGGTGAGAATCGTGTGGCGTTCCACCACGAGGGTGGCACGGCCGACCTCGATGTGTGCCTGTCCTGCGATCGGTGGGGCGCCTACCGTCCGGCCTGGATTCGATTGCGAAGCCGGCAGGGCCTCACTCAATTCGTCCATGTTGGCGTGTTCCCCGTTGATCTCGAACTGCGGGTCTACCCAAGGACCGATGTGCTTCGTCGCCTCTTGAGACCGGTGGAGACACAACTCGGCTTCGGTGATCTGGTGTCGGGGAGGAAGGGGGAGGGGCTCGAGTTCGCCGATCTCCGACCGTTCAGTCCTGGTGACGACCCTCGCCGCATCAACTGGAGAGTCAGTGCTGCCGGGCGAGGCACCTGGGTCAACGATCGACATCCGGAACGCAACAGCGATGTGGTGTTGATCGTCGACACACTCGCCAGTGCTCGGCGAGGGGTAGGCATCGTGCTGGATCTGGCGGTGCGGGCGGCGGCGGCGATCGCGGCCGGACACCTGGGTCGCCACGATCGAGTCGGATTGATCTCGTTCGGGGAGCCCATTCGGTGGATTCAGGCGGGCATGGGTGATGTCCAGCGCTATCGCATACTCGACACGCTGATGGAGAGCCATGTCCGCAGGCAACTGCTCTGGCGAGGCGTGCGAGTCGTCCCCCCAGGTGCTCTGCCGGCGAAGGCGCTCGTCGTCGGGCTCACTCCACTGCTGGACGATCGGGTGATCGAGGCCTTCGGCGAGCTTCGCGGAAGAGGCTTTGATGTGACCATCATCGAGATTCCTCCCGAACCGTTCCTGGCCCAAGCCGAGAAACCGCCCGATCGTGTGGCGCGCCGTATCTGGAAGCTCGAACGCGAAGCGACACGAAGTCGCTTCGAGCGTCACGGCATCGCCGTCGTGCAGTGGGACCCGAGCGAACCCCTGCAGCAGGCGCTCGTGAATGCGCAGAGCTACCGAAGGAGCCGTCGCCGTGCGCGAGCGTGA